One genomic window of Arachis hypogaea cultivar Tifrunner chromosome 8, arahy.Tifrunner.gnm2.J5K5, whole genome shotgun sequence includes the following:
- the LOC112708406 gene encoding proton pump-interactor BIP131-like, with amino-acid sequence MRSSYYWKMEWRRRVARKGKILSNLYVTLDELCFMNNAPRRRSKKKKCFKEEELDNHNLNALMRHGSMSLAEEKRILRNMNTHQRDADKFQSLEVLRNTIKWGYYENHCHKLLREIEQFQDQRKRAAANASAKGKIPGYVSMKNSVKDQIMVFCDESSENRKKEMAECTKIRNAEKKQEVINQELHSLKTKLGEKQKKKGEAYESITKLKQLYDAEVTNYYKYCSLMNKVQHLAEEKDIVALDKLSRYEVDRFMLEWNSNKAFREAYAKKDYAITTNTEDKQRLELGNN; translated from the exons ATGAGAAGCTCATACTACTGGAAAATGGAATGGAGACGCCGTGTGGCGCGAAAAGGGAAGATACTAAGTAACTTGTATGTGACTCTTGATGAATTGTGTTTCATGAATAATGCACCTAGGAGAAGATCTAAGAAGAAGAAATGCTTCAAGGAAGAAGAGCTTGATAACCAT AATCTGAATGCATTGATGCGACACGGAAGCATGAGTCTCGCAGAAGAAAAGCGAATTCTGAGGAACATGAACACTCATCAGAGAGATGCTGATAAATTTCAGTCACTAGAAGTGCTTAGGAATACT ATCAAATGGGGTTACTATGAGAATCATTGCCATAAGCTACTGAGAGAAATTGAACAATTCCAAGACCAAAGGAAAAGAGCTGCTGCCAATGCTTCTGCGAAGGGGAAGATTCCAGGCTATGTATCCATGAAAAACTCCGTAAAGGACCAAATCATG GTGTTCTGTGATGAATCTTCGGAGAACAGAAAAAAAGAGATGGCAGAATGTACCAAAATTAGAAATGCAGAGAAAAAACAAGAGGTCATAAACCAAGAATTACATTCTTTGAAAACAAAGTTGGGAGAAAAGCAGAAGAAAAAGGGTGAAGCATATGAATCCATTACTAAACTGAAGCAGTTATATGATGCAGAG GTTACCAACTATTACAAGTATTgttcactcatgaacaaagtgcaACACCTGGCTGAAGAGAAAGATATAGTAGCGCTTGATAAATTGTCGCGTTACGAG GTTGACAGATTTATGTTGGAATGGAATTCTAACAAAGCTTTCAGAGAAGCTTATGCGAAAAAAGATTATGCAATCACAACAAACACAGAAGATAAACAGAGATTGGAGTTAGGGAACAACTGA